A genomic stretch from Sulfobacillus thermosulfidooxidans includes:
- a CDS encoding hydrogenase expression protein HypE: MPDPIVHVIWINAGLSCDGDSVGLTAATQPSVEDLALGYLPGVPNVRFHWPLVDYDNGDELMAWWWKAANGELDPFVLVVEGSIPNEKIHAEGYWAAMGNNPETGQPMTTNEWIDKLAPKAWAVLAAGTCASYGGIHAMQGNPTGAMGIADYLGWNWRSKAGVPIVCVPGCPIQPDNLSETILYLLYQAAGSAPMIPLDDQLRPQWLFGRTVHQGCDRAGYYEQADFAAEYGSPKCIVKLGCWGPVVNCNVPKRGWMAGIGGCPNVGGICIGCTMPGFPDKFMPFMDEPPGGKMSSSVISLYGKLFRNLRSVTNDTLNHEPSWRHARAELTTGYQKVW, from the coding sequence GTGCCCGATCCGATAGTCCATGTGATATGGATTAATGCAGGCTTGAGCTGTGACGGCGATTCCGTAGGATTAACCGCGGCAACCCAGCCCAGCGTGGAAGATTTAGCGCTGGGATATTTGCCGGGAGTTCCTAATGTTCGCTTTCACTGGCCCTTAGTCGATTACGATAATGGGGATGAACTCATGGCATGGTGGTGGAAAGCCGCGAATGGTGAGCTCGACCCTTTTGTGTTAGTGGTTGAAGGTTCGATTCCCAATGAGAAGATTCATGCCGAAGGATATTGGGCGGCGATGGGGAATAATCCCGAAACCGGTCAACCTATGACGACCAATGAATGGATTGATAAGCTGGCACCCAAAGCATGGGCGGTTTTGGCAGCCGGCACGTGCGCGAGTTATGGCGGTATCCATGCCATGCAAGGCAATCCTACGGGCGCTATGGGAATTGCGGATTATTTGGGATGGAATTGGCGATCGAAGGCGGGCGTACCCATTGTGTGTGTGCCGGGATGCCCCATTCAACCTGATAACCTCTCCGAAACGATTCTTTACCTCCTCTATCAAGCCGCGGGATCTGCTCCCATGATTCCTCTTGACGATCAATTACGACCGCAATGGCTTTTTGGCCGGACAGTGCATCAGGGGTGTGATCGCGCTGGCTATTATGAGCAAGCCGATTTTGCCGCCGAATATGGCTCACCCAAATGTATTGTCAAACTCGGATGCTGGGGTCCGGTTGTGAACTGCAATGTGCCCAAGCGAGGATGGATGGCGGGTATTGGGGGCTGTCCTAACGTCGGAGGCATTTGTATCGGGTGTACCATGCCCGGCTTCCCGGACAAGTTTATGCCCTTTATGGACGAACCCCCTGGAGGAAAGATGTCGTCATCTGTCATCTCTCTCTACGGGAAATTGTTCCGGAATTTGCGTTCTGTCACCAATGACACGTTGAATCATGAACCGTCTTGGCGGCATGCCCGGGCTGAACTGACCACAGGATATCAAAAAGTATGGTAA